From Nocardia sp. NBC_00416:
TCGTAGGCGATGGGGAAGTACCGCAGCCGCTCCGGCAGCAGCGGTATCAACCGGGCGACGAACCAGCCCAGAATCCGCAGTTTGCGTTCGTCGGACTCGCTCCAGGTGAGGCCGAGCTTCCGCCGGGCCGCTTCCGGTGTGGTGCCGACGGTGACGAAGTACTGCATCCGTCCGAACGGGTCGGTCAGCGCGCGCCATACCGGGTGCAGGACCCGGGGCAATTGGGTGGGCGCGGCGATGGTTCGGATGACCCGCAGGTAGTCCTTCGAGGTCTGAGTGGCTTCCAGGTGGTTCTCCACCTGATCCGCGAAGAACTTCTCGAAGTCCGCGTAGGTCGCCGGCAACTCCTTGGGCGGTACCGAGAAGTTGCGCATCAACTGGAGGGCTTCGCGGTAGTAGTCCTCTTTCTCGGTGCGGGTGAGCGGCCGTTTCGCGAAGTACTTCGCGTTCTCGGAGAACGCGAAGGTGCCGGTGTGCAGCACCCAGGCCCACGGGCCACTGGACAGCGCGGTATGGCGGACGCCTTCGGCGTCGGTGGTGTTGAGTGTCGCGTGCATCTTGCGCAGCCGGTCGGTTTCGCCGAGGGATTCCTCACCGCCGTAGGTCCACATCATCACCGCGGACAGACTGCGCACCGCGCGGCCGATCGGGTCGGTGCGGAAGGTGGAGTGGGCGTCGACCACCGCGGAGATGGTGGGCTCCATGGTCTGCAAGAGGAAGGCCGAGCCCGCGGTGAGGGAGAAGGTGATCAGGCCGGTTTCTTCCCAGGTCCGGGTGCCGGGACCGAATGGACGACGCTCCGCCGGAGCGTGCGTGTCGATGGCTGCGACGGACGCGGTCATGCGGATCTCCCTTGATCTACTGCATCGAGCTGGTGAGACGATGATACTGCAAATCTCTCACCATTGCGTTATATCGTCAGCCGCGGCCGACCGGATACGGAGCAGTGGGAAGCAGCGCGGGTCGCGAGACCGTCCGGCTCGAGAGTCTGGGTGTTGGGTGGCGTGTGGGGGCGGGGCGGGCCGTCGAGTGAGGGTGGAACCCCGAAATATGAGAGCGGGCCTCGGCGAAGGGGGGGAGTTAGCCGAGGCCCGCATAGGGTCGGCCCGGGGGGGAGGGGCCGACGGTGTCGATCCTACGCGATGTCGCCAATATGCGCGCACAAGGGGCCCAAGAGTTTCGAACTTTTTCTGGTGCGGATCACAGTGCTGCGAGCGGGTCCGCCGCTCGGTCATGGGTGGGTCGAAAATTATTGGTGCACAGCATGTTCCGCGATAACTCCTGGCTCATTCCGTCCAGCGGAACAAGGGTTGGCGCGACCGTCCGGGGTCATGCCCCGAGGCGCCCGGACGAACCTGTCGGACTCCGCTGTCACCATGCCGCTATGCCCTGTGATCGTGAGCACGAACACCCCTGCCGGGGTGATTCGGCGACGAACCGAGTATCGGCGCGTGCCGAATCGAGTAGTGCGCTACGCACGACCCGCCCGGCCGCCGCGGCGACGATGGAGTCTGTCGCACCTCGGACCGGCTACCCCGAGCACAGCCGGTCCGCGGTGCGGCTCCCGAGGTTCGGGGAGGTCACCGGGAAACCGGATAAATCGGATGAAAACGTCGGCGAGCGAGACAATACTGCTCACTATCGGCCGGTTGCCGAAGCGTTCAGGTCGGTGGCTCGATACCGCCACCGGCGATCTACGACTCGTCCTCGACAATCACTCGAACCAGGAGAATCATGCCCGACGCAATAGTCGCCGAGGGTCTCGTCAAACACTACGGCCGCCGGGTACGCGCCCTGGACGGGCTCGACCTCACGGTGCCCGAGGGCACGGTGACGGCCCTGCTCGGACCCAACGGGGCCGGAAAGACCACCACTGTGCGGGTGTTCACCACCCTGCTGGTGCCGGACTCCGGCCGGGCGACCGTAGCCGGGATCGACGTACTCGCTCAGCCCCGGGCGCTGCGCTCCCGGATCGGCACCTCGGGGCAGTACGCCGCGGTCGACGAATACCTGACCGGTTTCGAGAACCTCGAAATGGTCGGACGGCTCTATCACATGGGGACACGGCGCAGTAAGGAACGTGCTCGCGAACTACTGGACCGGTTCCGCCTCAGCGATGCCGCCGATCGGCCGGTCCGGGGCTACTCCGGTGGGATGCGCCGCCGGCTCGACCTGGCGGGTGCGCTGGTCGCCGATCCGCCGGTGCTCTTCCTCGACGAGCCGACCACCGGCCTGGACCCCCGGGCCCGGCTGGACCTCTGGGATGTGATCGAGGAACTGGTCGCGGGCGGTACCACCCTGCTGTTGACGACCCAGTACATGGAGGAGGCCGACCGCCTCGCGGATGCGATCGCGGTGATCGACCGGGGCCGGGTGATCGCGCGCGGCACCGCGGACGAACTGAAGAGCATGGTCGGTGGCGACCGGATCGAGCTGACCGTCGACCACGCCGACAATATGACCGTTGCGCAGCAGGCGCTCGCCCCGCTGGCCGACGGCGAAATACATCTCGAACCCGGGTTGCGCCGCCTGGTGGTACCGGTGAGCGACGGCTCTCAGGCGCTGGTCGCCGCCATCGGCAGGCTGACCGATCGGGGGGTGAAGATCCACGATGTCGGACTACGCCGTCCCTCGCTCGACGATGTCTTCCTCACGCTCACCGGTCACGAGGCCGAAGAGTCGGCGGACGGCGACGGAGGATTCGAGGATCGCGACGACCGATCCGACGGCGCTCGCGGTCCGGAACGGTCCACCGACGCCGGAACCGGATCCGGATCGGCGCCGACGGGCGAAGCAATCGAGGCGATGGAAGGAAAGACAAGATGACCGCGGTGGCGACGGCCGGCGATGCCCGGGATTCCCTGCCCTTCGCCGAACGAGTGTCCATGGTGGTCAGCGACAGTCTGACCGTCACCAAGCGCAATGTGATCAAGATAAAGCGAGTCCCCGACGTGCTGATCTTCAGCACGCTCTCGCCGATCATGTTCGTCCTGTTGTTCGCCTACATTTTCGGCACCGCGATCGAGGTGGAGGGTTTGGAGGGTGGCTATCGCGAATTCCTCGTCGCGGGCATCTTCGTCCAGACGGTCGTGTTCGGCTCCACCTTCACCGGGTTGAGCCTGGCCGAGGATATGCAGAAGGGCATCATCGATCGCTTTCGCTCCCTGCCGATGGCCCCGTCCTCGGTGCTGATCGGGCGCACCGTCAGCGATGTGGTGATCAATGTGGTGAGCCTGGTGGTGATGTCACTCACCGGGCTGGTCGTCGGCTGGCGGATCCGCGGTTCGTTCCTGGACGCGGTGCTGGCCTACGTCCTGTTGCTGCTGTTCGCCTACGCGATCTCCTGGATCATGGCCGTGGTCGGGCTGTTGGTCCATACGCCGGAGGTCTTCAACAACGCCAGCTTCATGGTGATCTTTCCGCTCACCTTCCTGGCGAACACCTTCGTGCCCCTGCAGGATCTGCCGACACCGTTGCGCGTATTCGCGGAATGGAACCCGGTATCAGCCCTTGCTCAGGCGACCAGGCAACTGTTCGGGAACACCTCTCCGGTTGTCGACAACTCCACCGCGTGGTCTCTGCAGCATCCCATCACCACAACACTGGTCTGGGTTGTGATCATCATGGCCGTCTTCGTACCGCTGGCGCTGCGTCAGTACCGCAGAACCGTCAGTCGCTGATCGGCCCGGGATCAGCGCTCGGTATCCGCGGTGGCTCCGGTATCAGGGGCTGCCGCCGCGCCGTTGCGGGTATGGCCGATCCGGGGCGGTGCGGGCGCTGGTTCAGGAGGTTGGGGGCGTTTACTGCGCACCAGCCAGGCCGTGCCGCCCGCCGCCGCGACCGCGGCGGCGGCCAGCAGCTTATAGCGCGAACGACTGGATGGACGCAGTGGCCTCGAGCTCATGGCTCAACTTTGGCACAGCCCGGCGGATAACGCAGACCGGCAGGTCAGGGCCCGCATCAACCGCCCTCGGTGTCAGCACCGGCGCGCTCCCGGTCGGGGTGCACCCGTGGCACGATGGGCAAGTGAGTACGACAAACCGGACCAGGTCGGCATCGCGTCCTGCGTCGGCCCAGCTGTCCGCGACCCGGAGTGATCGATGAATCCGCAGCAGCCGTCTCCGCCGGCCCAGGTCTGTGCCCGGCACACCGACCGTCCGACCGGCCTGTCCTGCACCAGGTGTGGTCGTCCGGCCTGTCCGGAATGCTTGCGTCCGGCCTCGGTCGGTCAGCACTGTGTCGATTGTGTGCGCGCTGATCAGCGGAGCACGCAGAAGGTGCGGACGGCCTCGGGCGCGGTCGCGTCCCGGAACTCGGTGCCTTTCGTCACCTACAGCCTCATCGCGCTGAACGTGCTGGTCTACGCGATCACCGTGGCGCAATCCCGTAGTCTGATGGCCAACGAAGGCGGATCTTCGCTGTTCGTGGATTGGGTCATGTACCCGCCGGCGGTCGCCGCCGGGGACTGGTTCCGGGTGATCGGCTCGGGGTTCCTGCACTATGGGCTGATCCACCTGCTGCTGAACATGTTCGCGCTCTACATCGTCGGGCGCGATATCGAGATGGTGCTCGGCCGGGTCCGCTACCTGGCGGTGTACCTGATCTCGTTGCTCGGTGGCTCGGCCGCGGTGATGCTGCTCGCTCAGAACAGTCTCACCGCCGGAGCGTCGGGCGCGGTGTACGGACTGTTCGGTGCGATCACGGTCATCCTGATCCGGTTGCGGCAGAACCCGAACAGCATGCTGATCTTGATCGGTATCAACGTGTTCATCAGCTTCTCGCTACCGGGGATCTCCCTGTGGGGTCACCTCGGCGGGCTTGCCGCGGGCACACTGGCAACCCTGGGAATCATGTTCCTGCCCGCGTGGGTGCGCGCCCGTACGCCGGAACGGGCAAGGCTGGTCGGCTTCATCGCACTCGCGGCCCTGGGTTTCGCTGCCCTGGCGGTGATCGCGCTCGCTGGTGCCGCGCTGCCCTGATCAGTACTACCGCGGCGCCGGCGGATCAGCACCGCGGACTGTTTTCGTCGCGCTATCAGGGGCTTGTGAAATAACGTGCCGCGCCGGGAGCTGAATGTTCTACGTGAAACATGCTGGCACCGGATGCGTGATGCGGCGATACCGTCGGGACGGCGGAGCGTGAACCACTCAGTGCGCTGATTCCCCGCGCAACCGCAGTTGCGTCCGCAACGTGTCGTAGACGTCTTCGGGATTCGTTCCGAGATCCCACCGGCCGAAGATGAGCAGCCGTTCCGACCCGAGATGGTCGACGTCGATCTCCAGCATCGGTGATTTACGGCCGAGTCGGCGATACCCCACCACCCGCGCACGCAGAATCTGGTCGCGGGTGTACTCGGTGACGCCGGTGAGAGTCCGCAGGACGAGTAGCGGGCTTTCGCCGGGTATCACCGATAGGCGGGGTCGCTGCCGCAACCCGAGCGCGGCCAGACCGAGCAGCGTCACAGCGGCCAGACCGAGGAGGATTTTGCCGGGGGCGTCTGCGATCAGCACCGCCCCGACCGCGAGAACCACGCCGCCGCCTGCCGCCGCGATGAGCGCGGGCAACGGGGTTGTCCAGGCCAGACGTGTTTCTGCGCCCTCGGGCTGCACGCGGCGTCCTCCCCATTTCCTCTCGAGGGTTATCCACAGGCTTATCCACAGGTGTGCATTAATTACACCCGTGTAATACCCGGGTCGGCGACGTCAGCGCCACCGCATGGTCATGATCAGACCGACCACCATCAGCCCGAACCCGATCAAGAAGTTCCAGGCATTGAGGTTGCTCATCCAGCTGATCTGATCGGCCGCCAGGTAGTAGACCAGCAGCCATACCAGGCCCGCGAGCATGAAGCCGAGCATGATGGCGACGTACCAGACGGGTGATGGGCCGACTGCTTTCACCTTCACCGGCGTACGGCTGGCGGGGTTGATCGTGTAGTCGGTCTTCTTCCGGACCTTCGACTTGGGCATGATGTCCTCGTGTTCAGCGTGCAGGTCGTGTTCCAAGGCTATCCCACCAGGTGATCGGTGTGACGCCCACCGGCCGAACCGTACGTGCCCCAGCAGGTGAGTCACCCCCGCGCCGTGCCGCGGGGGCACTGTGCGGACACATCGACCCGGATGCAGCGGCGGGACCGTACCCGGCATCGCCGCGCAACCCCAGGCCGGGCGGGGTGCGGTAGCCGCCGGGCACGTAATCTTTGTCCATGCGTGTACTCGTCGTCGACAACTACGACAGCTTCGTGTTCAACCTGGTCCAGTATCTGGGTCAGCTGGGCGTCGAGGCAGTGGTCTGGCGCAACGACGATCCGGAGCTGGCGGATCCGGGCGCGGTCGCCGGCGATTTCGACGGAATTCTCATCAGCCCCGGACCCGGCACCCCGGAACGGGCGGGCGCCAGTATCGATCTCGTGCGCGCCTGCGCCGATCGCGGAACTCCGCTACTCGGGGTCTGCCTGGGTCACCAGGCCATCGGCGCGGCCTTCGGCGCCACGGTGACCCGGGCTCCGGAACTGCTGCACGGCAAGACCAGCTCGGTGTTCCATATCGGCACGGGAGTGCTGGCCGGGCTGCCCGACCCGTTCACGGCGACCCGATACCACTCGCTCACCGTGGTGGAGAAGACGCTGCCGCCCGAATTCGATGTCATCGGCCGCACCGAGAGCGGCATCGTGATGGCGCTGCGCCACCACGAACTTCCACTGCACGGTGTGCAGTTCCATCCCGAGTCGGTGCTCACCCAGGGCGGGCACCGGATGCTGGCGAACTGGTTGGAAGTCTGCGGTGAGCGGCCCGAGGAGGGGCTGGTGCAGATGCTGGAGGCCGAGGTCGCCGCGCTGGCGATCCACTGACCGGAGAGCCGCTGCCGGGACGGTCCCGGCAGCGCCTCACGGCGGGCCGAGCGGGAGAACGCCGGTATTGATGGTCACCGTCGCCGAGGACGGCACGGTCGTCCCGGCGGAGGGCTGCTGGCTGAGCACCTTGCCGGCCTGATCGGAGTTCAGGGTGATCTGAGTGATCTGGCGGACCTGGTTGACGCTGCCCTGCCAGCCGCTCTCGCGGAGTTTGTCCACGACCTCGGCCGCGGTCAGACCGACCAGGCTCGGCATCGCGATGCGATCGCTCTGCGCCACCTGGACCGTGATGGTCGAACCCTTGTCGGCTGTGGAACGTCCGGCCGGACTGGTGGACAGCACTTCGCCGCGCGGACGCGCGGACTGAACCTGCTCGACCACGATCTTGAACCCGGCGCCTTCCAGGTTCGGCTGGGCCACATCGATCAGCTGCCCGGCCACATCGGGCACGTAGACCTGCTCGGGACCGGAGCCGACGGTCAGCGTGATCTGACTGCCCGCGTCCATCTCGATACCGGGCGAGGGATCCTGGCCGATCACCTTGTCCTTGTCCTGCGCGCTGGACGGCTCACGCTTCACATCCGGGTTCACCTGGAGCCCGGCATTGTTGAGTTCTTGTTCGGCGTCCTGCTGGGACAGCCCCGTGAGGCGGGGCACCGGCACCTGCTGAGGTCCGGTGGACACCTGCAGCGTGATGGTGCTGCCCTCGGCGGCGCGCGATCCGCCCAGCGGCTGGGTCGCGATCACCTTGCCCGCGCTGATCTTGCCGTCGGGTTTCTCCTGGATCGCGACATCGAACCCGAGTGAATCGAGTTGGTGTTCCGCTTCGCTCGCCGAGGAGTCCGACAGATACGGAATCGCGACCTGATCGGGCCGGCTCCCCGGGCCGATCAGCATCCAGAACAGCCCGAACGCGGCGGCGACCACGGCCACCACACCCGCCGCGATATAGGCGGTCCGCCGGGAATTGCCGCCGGATCCGGGCCCGTAGTCGTCGAGGTCCTCGTCGTCGTCCAGCCGACGGTAGCCGCGCGCGGAGGGGTCCGCCGGGCCGAGCATGGTGGTGCGATCCTCGTCGGTCATCACCATCGGTGCGCCGGGTTTCTGTCCACCCAGGACACGGATGAGATCCGCGCGCATCTCCGCGGCGCTCTGATAGCGGTTCGCGGGGTTCTTGGCCATGGCTTCGAGCACGATCGAATCCAGTTCCCGCGGCACACCCTCGTAGACGAGTGAGGGCAACCGCGGATCTTCCCGGACATGCTGGTAGGCCACCGCGACCGGAGAGTCACCGGTGAACGGGGGTTCACCGGTAAGGATCTCGAAGAGCACGCAGCCCACGGAATAGACATCGGACCTGGCGTCGACCGTCTCGCCGCGCGCCTGCTCCGGCGACAAATACTGGGCGGTCCCGATCACGGCCGCGGTAGCGGTCATCGGGTTGGCGGCGTCGGCGATCGCCCGCGCGATACCGAAATCCATCACCTTCACCGCGCCGGCGCGGTTGATCATGATGTTGGCGGGTTTCATATCGCGGTGCACGATCCCGGCCTTGTGGCTGAAATCCAGTGCGGCGCACACATCGGCCACGACCTCCATCGCCCGCCGCGGCGGGATGGGGCCTTCGTTGCGGACGATATCGCGCAGGGTGTCGCCCTCCACGTACTCCATCACGATAAAAGGCAGCGGTCCGCCGTCGATCTCGGCCTCACCGGTGTCGTAGACGGCGACGATGGCGGGATGGTTCAGGGCCGCGGCGTTCTGCGCCTCGCGTTTGAAGCGAAGGTAGAACGTGGGATCCCGGGCCAGATCGGCCCGCAGTACCTTGATCGCGACATCGCGATTCAGCCGGAGATCGCGCGCCTTGTGGACCTCCGACATCCCGCCGAACCCGATGATCTCGCCCAGCTCGTACCGCGAGGAGAGATTCTTCGGGGTCGTCATGGCTGTCCTTGCGGAGTATGGGCCGGCACGATGATGGTGGTGTGGTTCTCCACCGTCGGGAGAGGGATCGAGGGAAGCGTCGGGCGGCGACGCGTGGTGGTCGTCTCCTCGTCGGTCGTCTCCTCGCTGGCCGTCGTCTCGGTGGTGCTCGGCGCCACGGACGTGGTGGTCGAGGGCTCCGAGGTGGTGGACGACGGCGACGGTGTGGTCGTGGTGGCCGGGGGCTGGGTGGTCGTGTATTCCTGGGTCGGCGTCCAGACCGGGGGCTCGGTCACCTCGTAGGTGGGGGTCACCGGGGGCGGCAGCGGACGGGTGGTGGGCGCCGTGGACGAGATGCCGGGCGGCGGCGTCCCATCCGGATTGGTGTCACCGCCGAACAGCAGCCACAGCACCGCGCCGCCGAGCAGCAGGGCGCCGATACCCAGTCCGATCATCCATTTCTGGTTCTTGTTGAGGCCACCACCGGCACCGCCGTCGTGGTACTCGTGCGCACCCGGGTCGTCGACGCCCCGATCGAGGGCGGTCGCGGGGCCGGCCATCGCGGCGGGCGGAGTGCTGTAGCGCATGGTCGCGCTCTCGTCGTAACCCGGGTGCGGCGCCGAGATCACACTGGTGGCCCCGGTCGCGGGCAGGTTCCGGGGCGGCGGCGGCCGACGACCCGACCGCACCGCGGCGACCGCGTCGGCGAATTCCCCGCCGTCGGTATAGCGCTGGCCCGGATCCTTGGCCAGAGTGATCTCGACCAGCTCCCGCACATTCGGCGGCAGGTCCGACGGCATCGGCGGCGGAAGATCGCGCACATGCTTCATCGCGACAGTGAGTGCGCCGTCGCCGGTGAACGGGCGTTGACCCGCGAGCGCTTCATAGCCCACCACACCGAGTGAATAGACATCGCTGGCCGCGGTGGCATCCTCACCGACCGCCTGCTCGGGGGCGATGTACTGCGCGGTGCCCATCACCATGCCGGTCTTGGTGACCGGGGAGGCGTCGACCGCCTTGGCGATGCCGAAATCGGTGATCTTCACCTGACCGGTGGGGGTGACCAGGATATTTCCCGGTTTCACATCGCGATGCACCACACCGGCGAGATGGGCGACCTGCAGTGCGCGCCCGGTCTGCTCCAGCAGGTCCAGGCCCTGGACCACCGACAGCCG
This genomic window contains:
- a CDS encoding oxygenase MpaB family protein, translated to MTASVAAIDTHAPAERRPFGPGTRTWEETGLITFSLTAGSAFLLQTMEPTISAVVDAHSTFRTDPIGRAVRSLSAVMMWTYGGEESLGETDRLRKMHATLNTTDAEGVRHTALSSGPWAWVLHTGTFAFSENAKYFAKRPLTRTEKEDYYREALQLMRNFSVPPKELPATYADFEKFFADQVENHLEATQTSKDYLRVIRTIAAPTQLPRVLHPVWRALTDPFGRMQYFVTVGTTPEAARRKLGLTWSESDERKLRILGWFVARLIPLLPERLRYFPIAYEARKLERDKARLRKVIDVRPL
- a CDS encoding ATP-binding cassette domain-containing protein — encoded protein: MPDAIVAEGLVKHYGRRVRALDGLDLTVPEGTVTALLGPNGAGKTTTVRVFTTLLVPDSGRATVAGIDVLAQPRALRSRIGTSGQYAAVDEYLTGFENLEMVGRLYHMGTRRSKERARELLDRFRLSDAADRPVRGYSGGMRRRLDLAGALVADPPVLFLDEPTTGLDPRARLDLWDVIEELVAGGTTLLLTTQYMEEADRLADAIAVIDRGRVIARGTADELKSMVGGDRIELTVDHADNMTVAQQALAPLADGEIHLEPGLRRLVVPVSDGSQALVAAIGRLTDRGVKIHDVGLRRPSLDDVFLTLTGHEAEESADGDGGFEDRDDRSDGARGPERSTDAGTGSGSAPTGEAIEAMEGKTR
- a CDS encoding ABC transporter permease, with amino-acid sequence MVVSDSLTVTKRNVIKIKRVPDVLIFSTLSPIMFVLLFAYIFGTAIEVEGLEGGYREFLVAGIFVQTVVFGSTFTGLSLAEDMQKGIIDRFRSLPMAPSSVLIGRTVSDVVINVVSLVVMSLTGLVVGWRIRGSFLDAVLAYVLLLLFAYAISWIMAVVGLLVHTPEVFNNASFMVIFPLTFLANTFVPLQDLPTPLRVFAEWNPVSALAQATRQLFGNTSPVVDNSTAWSLQHPITTTLVWVVIIMAVFVPLALRQYRRTVSR
- a CDS encoding rhomboid family intramembrane serine protease, whose amino-acid sequence is MNPQQPSPPAQVCARHTDRPTGLSCTRCGRPACPECLRPASVGQHCVDCVRADQRSTQKVRTASGAVASRNSVPFVTYSLIALNVLVYAITVAQSRSLMANEGGSSLFVDWVMYPPAVAAGDWFRVIGSGFLHYGLIHLLLNMFALYIVGRDIEMVLGRVRYLAVYLISLLGGSAAVMLLAQNSLTAGASGAVYGLFGAITVILIRLRQNPNSMLILIGINVFISFSLPGISLWGHLGGLAAGTLATLGIMFLPAWVRARTPERARLVGFIALAALGFAALAVIALAGAALP
- a CDS encoding PH domain-containing protein, whose product is MQPEGAETRLAWTTPLPALIAAAGGGVVLAVGAVLIADAPGKILLGLAAVTLLGLAALGLRQRPRLSVIPGESPLLVLRTLTGVTEYTRDQILRARVVGYRRLGRKSPMLEIDVDHLGSERLLIFGRWDLGTNPEDVYDTLRTQLRLRGESAH
- the crgA gene encoding cell division protein CrgA, whose protein sequence is MPKSKVRKKTDYTINPASRTPVKVKAVGPSPVWYVAIMLGFMLAGLVWLLVYYLAADQISWMSNLNAWNFLIGFGLMVVGLIMTMRWR
- a CDS encoding aminodeoxychorismate/anthranilate synthase component II, with protein sequence MRVLVVDNYDSFVFNLVQYLGQLGVEAVVWRNDDPELADPGAVAGDFDGILISPGPGTPERAGASIDLVRACADRGTPLLGVCLGHQAIGAAFGATVTRAPELLHGKTSSVFHIGTGVLAGLPDPFTATRYHSLTVVEKTLPPEFDVIGRTESGIVMALRHHELPLHGVQFHPESVLTQGGHRMLANWLEVCGERPEEGLVQMLEAEVAALAIH
- the pknB gene encoding Stk1 family PASTA domain-containing Ser/Thr kinase; this translates as MTTPKNLSSRYELGEIIGFGGMSEVHKARDLRLNRDVAIKVLRADLARDPTFYLRFKREAQNAAALNHPAIVAVYDTGEAEIDGGPLPFIVMEYVEGDTLRDIVRNEGPIPPRRAMEVVADVCAALDFSHKAGIVHRDMKPANIMINRAGAVKVMDFGIARAIADAANPMTATAAVIGTAQYLSPEQARGETVDARSDVYSVGCVLFEILTGEPPFTGDSPVAVAYQHVREDPRLPSLVYEGVPRELDSIVLEAMAKNPANRYQSAAEMRADLIRVLGGQKPGAPMVMTDEDRTTMLGPADPSARGYRRLDDDEDLDDYGPGSGGNSRRTAYIAAGVVAVVAAAFGLFWMLIGPGSRPDQVAIPYLSDSSASEAEHQLDSLGFDVAIQEKPDGKISAGKVIATQPLGGSRAAEGSTITLQVSTGPQQVPVPRLTGLSQQDAEQELNNAGLQVNPDVKREPSSAQDKDKVIGQDPSPGIEMDAGSQITLTVGSGPEQVYVPDVAGQLIDVAQPNLEGAGFKIVVEQVQSARPRGEVLSTSPAGRSTADKGSTITVQVAQSDRIAMPSLVGLTAAEVVDKLRESGWQGSVNQVRQITQITLNSDQAGKVLSQQPSAGTTVPSSATVTINTGVLPLGPP
- a CDS encoding serine/threonine-protein kinase, which codes for MLTNGAMIADRYRLHRLIATGGMGQVWEALDTRLDRRVAVKVLKSEFSADPTFRHRFRTEAKTTAQLNHSGIAGIYDYGETYDPQGGETAYLVMELVQGEPLNTVLNRLGRLSVVQGLDLLEQTGRALQVAHLAGVVHRDVKPGNILVTPTGQVKITDFGIAKAVDASPVTKTGMVMGTAQYIAPEQAVGEDATAASDVYSLGVVGYEALAGQRPFTGDGALTVAMKHVRDLPPPMPSDLPPNVRELVEITLAKDPGQRYTDGGEFADAVAAVRSGRRPPPPRNLPATGATSVISAPHPGYDESATMRYSTPPAAMAGPATALDRGVDDPGAHEYHDGGAGGGLNKNQKWMIGLGIGALLLGGAVLWLLFGGDTNPDGTPPPGISSTAPTTRPLPPPVTPTYEVTEPPVWTPTQEYTTTQPPATTTTPSPSSTTSEPSTTTSVAPSTTETTASEETTDEETTTTRRRPTLPSIPLPTVENHTTIIVPAHTPQGQP